The Pseudomonas parafulva genome window below encodes:
- a CDS encoding Lon protease family protein — translation MPDPVAARLRLAPEALTRRFSPEQFAFTHTDDLEPFRGVLGQERAVEALQFGVAMPRPGYNVFVMGEPGTGRFSFVKRYLKAEGKRQKTPSDWVYVNNFDDLREPRALELPSASASEFIADMNGLIGNLLATFPAVFEHPAYQQKKGAIDRAFNQRYDRALDVIERASLEKDVALYRDASNVAFTPMADGKALDEAEFAQLPEEVREQFHEDIAALEERLNEELSSLPQWKRESNNQLRELNEETITLALQPLLAPLSEKYAENAAVCAYLQSMQLNLLRTVVEQLVDDAKTDAVARKMLEEQYAPSLVVGHPLDGGAPVVFEPHPTYDNLFGRIEYSTDQGALSTSYRQLRSGALHRANGGFLILEAEKMLGEPFVWDALKRALQSRKLKMESPLGELGRIATVTLTPQMIPLNVKLVIIGSRQLYYALQDHDPDFQEMFRVLVDFDEDLPMVDENLEQFAQLLRTRTNEEGMAPLTSDAVARLATFSARLAENQARLSARIGDLFQLVSEADFIRQLAGDEMTDAGHIERALKAKATRTGRVSQRVLDDMLAGIILIDSEGAAIGKCNGLTVLEVGDSAFGMPARISATVYPGGSGIVDIEREVNLGQPIHSKGVMILTGYMGSRYAQEFPLAISASIALEQSYGYVDGDSASLGEACTLISALSRTPLKQCFAITGSINQFGEVQAVGGVNEKIEGFFRLCEARGLTGEQGVIIPRANVATLMLDERVLQAVEAGRFHVYAVSQADEALSLLVGEEAGTPDENGEFPEGSVNARVVERLRVIAEMISEDDIKDAEKERLEEMVAQAKPA, via the coding sequence ATGCCCGATCCCGTTGCCGCGCGCCTGCGTCTGGCGCCCGAAGCCCTGACCCGGCGTTTCTCGCCCGAGCAGTTCGCCTTCACCCACACCGACGATCTGGAGCCGTTTCGCGGAGTACTGGGCCAGGAACGTGCCGTTGAGGCCCTGCAATTCGGTGTGGCCATGCCGCGGCCTGGTTATAACGTCTTCGTGATGGGTGAGCCCGGCACCGGCCGCTTCTCGTTCGTCAAACGCTACCTGAAGGCCGAGGGCAAGCGCCAGAAGACGCCCTCGGACTGGGTCTACGTCAACAACTTCGACGACCTGCGCGAGCCGCGCGCCCTGGAGTTGCCGTCAGCCAGCGCCAGCGAGTTCATCGCCGACATGAATGGCCTGATCGGCAACCTGCTGGCGACCTTCCCGGCGGTGTTCGAACACCCGGCCTACCAGCAGAAGAAAGGCGCCATCGACCGCGCCTTCAACCAACGCTATGACCGCGCCCTGGATGTGATCGAGCGGGCGTCGCTGGAAAAGGACGTGGCGCTGTACCGCGACGCCAGCAACGTGGCGTTCACCCCCATGGCCGACGGCAAGGCGCTGGATGAAGCCGAGTTCGCCCAGTTGCCCGAAGAGGTGCGCGAACAGTTCCACGAGGACATCGCCGCGCTGGAGGAGCGTCTCAACGAGGAGCTGTCCAGCCTGCCGCAGTGGAAGCGCGAGTCGAACAATCAGCTGCGCGAGCTCAACGAAGAAACCATCACCCTGGCCCTGCAACCGCTGCTGGCGCCGTTGTCGGAAAAATACGCCGAGAACGCGGCGGTGTGCGCCTACCTGCAATCGATGCAGTTGAACCTGCTGCGCACCGTGGTCGAGCAACTGGTCGACGATGCCAAGACCGACGCCGTGGCGCGCAAGATGCTCGAAGAGCAATACGCGCCGAGCCTGGTGGTCGGTCATCCGCTGGACGGCGGCGCGCCGGTGGTGTTCGAGCCGCATCCGACCTATGACAACCTGTTCGGGCGCATCGAATACAGCACCGACCAGGGCGCGCTTTCCACCTCCTACCGGCAACTGCGCTCCGGGGCTCTGCACCGGGCCAACGGCGGCTTCCTGATTCTCGAAGCCGAGAAAATGCTCGGCGAGCCCTTCGTCTGGGATGCACTCAAGCGCGCGTTGCAATCGCGCAAGCTGAAGATGGAGTCGCCGCTCGGCGAATTGGGGCGTATCGCCACCGTCACCCTCACGCCGCAGATGATCCCGCTCAACGTCAAGCTGGTGATCATCGGCTCACGCCAGCTCTATTACGCCCTGCAGGACCACGATCCAGATTTCCAGGAAATGTTCCGCGTCCTGGTCGACTTCGACGAAGACCTGCCGATGGTCGACGAGAACCTGGAGCAGTTCGCCCAGTTGCTGCGCACGCGCACCAACGAGGAAGGCATGGCGCCGCTGACCAGCGATGCGGTGGCGCGCCTGGCCACCTTCAGCGCACGCCTGGCGGAAAACCAGGCGCGGCTGTCGGCGCGCATCGGCGACTTGTTCCAGCTTGTCAGCGAGGCCGACTTCATTCGCCAATTGGCCGGTGACGAGATGACCGACGCTGGGCACATCGAGCGGGCGCTCAAGGCCAAGGCCACGCGCACCGGTCGGGTGTCGCAGCGAGTCCTCGACGACATGCTCGCCGGCATCATCCTGATCGACAGCGAAGGCGCAGCCATCGGCAAGTGCAACGGCCTGACCGTCTTGGAGGTGGGCGACTCGGCGTTCGGCATGCCGGCGCGGATCTCGGCCACGGTCTATCCCGGTGGCAGCGGCATCGTCGACATCGAGCGCGAAGTCAACCTCGGTCAGCCGATCCACTCCAAGGGCGTGATGATCCTCACCGGTTACATGGGCAGCCGCTACGCCCAGGAATTCCCCCTGGCCATTTCGGCGAGCATCGCCCTGGAGCAGTCGTACGGTTACGTCGATGGCGACAGTGCCTCGCTGGGCGAGGCCTGTACGCTGATCTCGGCGTTGTCGCGCACGCCGCTCAAGCAATGCTTCGCCATCACCGGATCGATCAACCAGTTCGGCGAAGTGCAGGCGGTCGGTGGGGTCAACGAGAAGATCGAAGGCTTCTTCCGGCTGTGCGAGGCACGCGGCCTGACCGGCGAGCAGGGGGTAATCATTCCGCGCGCCAACGTCGCCACGCTGATGCTCGACGAGCGGGTGCTGCAGGCGGTAGAGGCGGGGCGCTTCCATGTGTACGCCGTCAGCCAGGCCGACGAGGCGCTGAGCCTGCTGGTGGGCGAAGAAGCCGGCACGCCGGACGAGAACGGCGAGTTCCCCGAAGGCAGCGTCAATGCGCGTGTGGTGGAACGCCTGCGGGTCATCGCCGAGATGATCAGCGAGGACGACATCAAGGACGCCGAGAAGGAACGGCTGGAAGAGATGGTGGCCCAGGCCAAGCCCGCCTGA
- a CDS encoding DUF3015 domain-containing protein produces MKRILLGTLFAAVSINAMAEAPGGPNCGWGNLLFEGQRGTPAHFLASTTNGTSGNATFGMTSGTNGCSTKAALTYGGKSWLAMNGTMNELSEDMAQGQGEALTTYAVVMGVKPEDRARFASVTHDHFQQIFSSANVTAEDVHSNTIAVLKNDPQLAKYATEA; encoded by the coding sequence ATGAAACGGATTCTTCTGGGTACCTTGTTCGCCGCGGTTTCGATCAACGCCATGGCAGAAGCGCCAGGCGGCCCGAACTGCGGTTGGGGCAACCTGCTGTTCGAAGGCCAGCGCGGCACGCCGGCGCACTTCCTGGCTTCCACCACCAACGGCACCTCCGGTAACGCCACCTTCGGCATGACCTCCGGCACCAACGGCTGCTCCACCAAGGCTGCGCTGACCTACGGCGGCAAATCCTGGCTGGCCATGAACGGCACCATGAACGAGCTGTCCGAAGACATGGCGCAAGGCCAGGGCGAAGCCCTGACCACCTACGCCGTGGTCATGGGCGTGAAACCAGAAGACCGCGCGCGCTTCGCCTCGGTCACCCACGACCACTTCCAGCAGATCTTCAGCAGCGCCAACGTCACTGCCGAAGACGTTCACAGCAACACCATCGCTGTCCTGAAAAACGATCCGCAACTGGCCAAGTACGCCACCGAGGCGTAA
- a CDS encoding Lnb N-terminal periplasmic domain-containing protein — protein MLKRLAYLTLCACAPAYATPSLDEARVQRLAADRYWIALGHYETAKLGGWRSYVDDDKFFLAADGAHHPDRELRATVDALYAPASLGDKHAQCVFPARTRWLREQLQLTDLPTPDCQEYQRWYADVAPHSAVLIFPAAYLNSPSSMFGHTLLRIDKADTRSNDTTLLSYAINFGAYIEGSDNSILYAWKGLMGGYPGLFAMMPYQEKLSEYRSLENRDLWEYQLDLTPEETGRMVEHVWELKQVQFDYFFFDENCSYRLLELLQVARPGLDLTSQFPLTAIPTDTVKAVKQSGLVSDVRYRPSRERELLARAEPLDHDEKQQVLAVSADTAQLQSPAFTALPRERQALVQDAAYRLERYRATGQERDPEQAKRSFELLRAINRNPPPPLDIQRPGLPEDGHQSRTWQLGVGTREDRAFAEYGLRMAYHDLNDNAYGFPLGAQIEILQLKLRQYEHNEWQVQRLDLATIRSLTPRNELLKPWSWQVAGGLERVPGKHDDEVLVSHVNGGGGGTWQLADGLLGFALGTVRVEHNNDFSEFVSPAAGFNGGLLWRNGLGNMTLEAKGDYFTNGEVGRSLSLNQQWEISQNLGLRLSAKREFSHLASAQNEVMLELKWYQY, from the coding sequence ATGCTCAAACGCCTCGCCTACCTGACGCTATGCGCCTGCGCGCCCGCCTATGCGACCCCTTCGCTGGACGAAGCCCGCGTGCAACGCCTGGCCGCCGATCGCTACTGGATCGCCCTGGGCCATTACGAGACCGCCAAGCTCGGCGGTTGGCGCAGTTATGTGGACGATGACAAATTCTTTCTCGCCGCCGATGGCGCCCATCACCCGGACCGCGAGCTGCGGGCCACGGTCGATGCGCTGTACGCGCCGGCGAGCCTGGGCGACAAGCACGCCCAATGCGTTTTCCCGGCGCGCACCCGCTGGCTGCGCGAGCAACTGCAGCTCACCGACCTGCCCACGCCGGACTGCCAGGAATACCAGCGCTGGTACGCAGACGTGGCGCCGCACAGCGCGGTGCTGATCTTCCCGGCGGCGTACTTGAACAGTCCGTCCTCGATGTTCGGCCACACCCTGCTGCGCATCGACAAGGCCGACACCCGCAGCAACGACACCACGCTGCTCAGCTACGCGATCAACTTCGGCGCCTACATCGAAGGCAGCGACAACAGCATCCTCTATGCCTGGAAAGGCCTGATGGGCGGCTACCCGGGACTGTTCGCGATGATGCCGTATCAGGAAAAACTCTCCGAGTACCGCAGCCTGGAGAACCGCGACCTGTGGGAGTACCAGTTGGACCTGACGCCGGAAGAGACCGGACGTATGGTCGAGCACGTGTGGGAACTCAAGCAGGTGCAGTTCGACTATTTCTTCTTCGACGAGAACTGCTCCTACCGATTGCTGGAGCTGCTGCAGGTGGCCCGCCCCGGCCTGGACCTGACCTCGCAGTTCCCGCTCACCGCCATCCCCACCGACACGGTCAAGGCGGTCAAGCAGTCGGGCCTGGTCTCGGACGTGCGTTACCGCCCCTCGCGCGAGCGCGAATTGCTGGCCCGCGCCGAGCCGCTCGATCACGACGAGAAACAGCAAGTGCTGGCGGTCAGCGCCGACACCGCGCAGTTGCAAAGCCCGGCCTTCACCGCCCTGCCCCGCGAGCGCCAGGCCTTGGTGCAGGACGCCGCCTATCGCCTGGAGCGCTACCGCGCTACCGGCCAGGAACGCGACCCCGAGCAAGCCAAGCGCAGCTTCGAGCTGCTGCGGGCGATCAACCGCAATCCGCCACCACCGCTGGACATCCAGCGCCCGGGCCTGCCCGAAGACGGTCACCAGTCACGCACCTGGCAACTGGGCGTCGGCACCCGCGAGGATCGTGCCTTCGCCGAGTACGGCCTGCGCATGGCCTACCACGACCTCAACGACAACGCCTATGGCTTCCCGCTGGGTGCGCAGATCGAGATCCTCCAGCTCAAGCTGCGTCAATACGAACACAATGAATGGCAGGTCCAGCGACTGGACCTGGCCACCATCCGCTCGCTGACGCCACGCAACGAGCTGCTCAAGCCCTGGTCCTGGCAGGTTGCAGGCGGCCTGGAACGGGTACCGGGCAAACACGACGACGAGGTGCTGGTCAGCCACGTCAACGGCGGTGGCGGTGGGACCTGGCAACTGGCCGATGGGCTGCTCGGCTTTGCCCTGGGCACGGTCCGCGTCGAGCACAACAACGACTTCTCCGAATTCGTCTCGCCAGCGGCCGGCTTCAATGGCGGTCTGTTATGGCGCAACGGCTTGGGCAACATGACCCTGGAAGCCAAAGGTGACTACTTCACCAATGGCGAAGTGGGTCGCAGCCTGAGCCTGAACCAGCAGTGGGAAATTTCCCAGAACCTGGGCCTGCGGCTCAGCGCCAAGCGCGAGTTCAGCCACCTGGCCAGCGCACAGAACGAAGTGATGCTCGAGTTGAAGTGGTACCAGTACTGA
- a CDS encoding GreA/GreB family elongation factor, translated as MSRAFVNEDQAAAQASQPVERQVSDQPNYVTASGLAQLQQRVADLEALRSRLKADGERADKQQLVDTERDLRYFRARVQSAQVVPPAHSQEKVQIGSRVRFVDEQDEEHAVQLVGEDQADAAHGLINWGSPLGRALLGAKPGDEVLWRRPVGNQHIEVLEIGPGNDPTVMQ; from the coding sequence ATGAGTCGAGCATTCGTCAACGAGGACCAGGCCGCCGCCCAGGCGAGCCAGCCGGTGGAACGCCAGGTCAGCGACCAACCCAACTACGTTACCGCCAGCGGACTGGCACAACTGCAGCAACGCGTCGCTGATCTTGAGGCCCTGCGCAGCCGCCTGAAGGCCGACGGCGAACGCGCCGACAAACAGCAGTTGGTCGACACCGAGCGCGACCTGCGCTACTTCCGTGCGCGGGTGCAAAGCGCCCAAGTGGTGCCGCCTGCCCATTCCCAGGAGAAGGTGCAGATCGGTAGCCGCGTGCGGTTCGTCGACGAGCAGGATGAAGAGCATGCCGTGCAGTTGGTCGGCGAAGACCAGGCCGATGCAGCACACGGCCTGATCAATTGGGGCTCGCCATTGGGTCGTGCGTTGCTGGGGGCCAAGCCGGGCGATGAGGTGTTGTGGCGCCGGCCTGTCGGTAATCAACACATCGAGGTGCTGGAGATTGGTCCAGGCAATGATCCGACGGTCATGCAATAG
- the gdhA gene encoding NADP-specific glutamate dehydrogenase — translation MIESVDHFLARLKQRDPAQPEFHQAVEEVLRSLWPFLEANPHYLQAGILERMVEPERAVLFRVSWVDDQGKVQVNRGYRIQMSSAIGPYKGGLRFHPSVNLGVLKFLAFEQVFKNSLTSLPMGGGKGGSDFDPKGKSDAEVMRFCQAFMSELYRHIGADLDVPAGDIGVGAREIGFLFGQYKRLANQFTSVLTGKGMTYGGSLIRPEATGYGCVYFAEEMLKRQGRRIDGRRVAISGSGNVAQYAARKVMDLGGKVISLSDSEGTLFCEAGLNDEQWNALLALKNVKRGRISELAERFGLEFRKGQTPWSLPCDIALPCATQNELDLEDARALLSNGCLCVAEGANMPTTLAAVDLFIESGTLFAPGKASNAGGVAVSGLEMSQNAMRLLWTAGEVDSKLHAIMQSIHHACVHYGEEADGSVNYVKGANIAGFVKVADAMLAQGVV, via the coding sequence ATGATCGAATCCGTCGACCATTTCCTCGCACGCCTCAAGCAGCGTGACCCTGCCCAGCCCGAGTTCCACCAGGCCGTCGAAGAGGTGCTACGCAGCCTCTGGCCGTTCCTCGAAGCCAACCCCCATTACCTGCAGGCCGGCATTCTCGAGCGCATGGTCGAGCCGGAGCGCGCGGTGCTGTTTCGCGTGTCGTGGGTCGACGACCAGGGCAAGGTGCAGGTCAACCGGGGCTATCGCATCCAGATGAGCAGCGCCATCGGCCCGTACAAGGGCGGCCTGCGCTTCCACCCGTCGGTGAACCTGGGCGTGCTCAAGTTCTTGGCCTTCGAGCAGGTGTTCAAGAACTCCCTGACCTCGTTGCCCATGGGCGGCGGCAAGGGCGGCTCTGATTTCGATCCCAAGGGCAAGAGCGACGCCGAAGTGATGCGCTTCTGCCAGGCCTTCATGAGCGAGCTGTACCGGCACATCGGTGCCGACCTGGACGTACCGGCCGGTGACATCGGCGTCGGCGCCCGCGAAATCGGCTTCCTGTTCGGCCAGTACAAGCGCTTGGCCAACCAGTTCACCTCGGTGCTGACCGGCAAGGGCATGACCTACGGCGGCAGCCTGATCCGCCCCGAAGCCACCGGCTACGGCTGCGTGTACTTCGCCGAAGAGATGCTCAAGCGCCAAGGCCGGCGCATCGACGGTCGCCGGGTGGCGATTTCCGGCTCGGGCAACGTCGCCCAGTACGCCGCGCGCAAGGTGATGGACCTGGGCGGTAAAGTCATTTCCCTGTCCGACTCCGAAGGCACGCTGTTCTGCGAAGCGGGTTTGAACGACGAGCAGTGGAATGCGCTGTTGGCGCTCAAGAACGTCAAGCGCGGTCGCATCAGCGAGCTGGCCGAGCGCTTTGGCCTTGAGTTCCGCAAGGGCCAGACGCCCTGGAGCCTGCCGTGCGATATCGCTTTGCCGTGCGCCACGCAGAACGAATTGGACCTGGAGGACGCCCGCGCGCTGCTGAGCAACGGCTGCCTGTGCGTGGCCGAAGGCGCCAACATGCCGACCACGCTGGCGGCGGTGGACCTGTTCATCGAGTCCGGAACGCTGTTCGCACCGGGCAAGGCGTCCAATGCCGGCGGCGTGGCAGTGTCGGGGCTGGAAATGTCGCAGAACGCCATGCGCCTGCTGTGGACCGCGGGCGAGGTGGACAGCAAGCTGCACGCGATCATGCAGTCGATTCACCATGCGTGCGTGCATTACGGGGAAGAGGCGGATGGTTCGGTCAATTATGTGAAGGGGGCCAACATTGCAGGCTTCGTCAAGGTGGCCGATGCGATGTTGGCGCAAGGGGTGGTGTGA
- the ettA gene encoding energy-dependent translational throttle protein EttA: protein MAQYVYTMHRLSKVVPPKREILKNISLSFFPGAKIGVLGLNGAGKSTLLRIMAGVDKEFDGEARPMPDINVGYLPQEPQLDPSKTVREVVEEAVSVIKDAQARLDEVYAAYADPDADFDKLAAEQAKLEAILQAADGHNLERQLDVAADALRLPAWDARIEHLSGGEKRRVALCRLLLSAPDMLLLDEPTNHLDADSVAWLERFLHDFPGTVVAITHDRYFLDNVAGWILELDRGAGIPYEGNYSGWLEAKSSRLEQESKQQSAHEKAMKEELEWVRKGAKARQSKSKARLQRFEEMQSQEFQKRSETNEIYIPAGPRLGDKVIEFKNVSKGYGDRVLIDNLSFAMPKGAIVGVIGGNGAGKSTLFRMIMGKEQPDSGSIEIGETVQLACVDQSREDLDGAKTVFQQISDGSDQIRIGSYEIPSRTYVGRFNFKGGDQQKFVKDLSGGERGRLHLALTLKEGGNVLLLDEPSNDLDVETLRSLEEALLDFPGAAIVISHDRWFLDRVATHILAYEDDSNVVFFEGNYTEYEADRKKRLGDAAAQPHRVRHKKLAQ from the coding sequence ATGGCTCAATACGTCTACACCATGCATCGGCTGAGCAAGGTCGTGCCGCCGAAGCGGGAAATCCTCAAGAACATCTCCCTGTCGTTCTTCCCCGGCGCCAAGATCGGCGTGCTGGGCCTGAACGGCGCCGGTAAGTCGACGCTGCTGCGGATCATGGCGGGCGTGGACAAGGAATTCGACGGCGAAGCCCGTCCGATGCCCGACATCAACGTCGGCTACCTGCCCCAGGAGCCGCAGTTGGACCCGAGCAAGACCGTGCGTGAAGTGGTCGAGGAAGCGGTCAGCGTGATCAAGGACGCCCAGGCGCGCCTGGACGAAGTCTACGCGGCCTACGCCGATCCGGACGCCGACTTCGACAAGCTGGCCGCCGAGCAGGCCAAGCTCGAAGCCATCCTGCAAGCGGCCGACGGCCATAACCTGGAGCGTCAGTTGGACGTGGCCGCCGACGCCCTGCGCCTGCCGGCCTGGGACGCGCGCATCGAGCACCTGTCCGGTGGCGAGAAGCGCCGTGTGGCCCTGTGCCGCCTGCTGCTGTCGGCCCCTGACATGCTGCTGCTGGACGAACCGACCAACCACCTGGACGCCGACTCGGTGGCCTGGCTCGAGCGCTTCCTGCACGACTTCCCCGGCACCGTGGTGGCCATCACCCACGACCGTTACTTCCTCGACAACGTCGCGGGCTGGATCCTCGAGCTCGACCGCGGCGCCGGCATTCCGTACGAGGGCAACTATTCCGGCTGGCTGGAAGCCAAGTCCTCGCGCCTGGAGCAGGAATCCAAGCAACAGAGCGCCCACGAGAAGGCCATGAAAGAAGAACTGGAGTGGGTGCGCAAAGGCGCCAAGGCCCGCCAGTCCAAGTCCAAGGCACGTCTGCAGCGTTTCGAGGAAATGCAGTCGCAGGAATTCCAGAAGCGCAGCGAAACCAACGAGATCTACATCCCGGCCGGTCCGCGCCTGGGCGACAAGGTCATCGAGTTCAAGAACGTCAGCAAGGGCTACGGCGATCGCGTACTGATCGACAACCTGTCGTTCGCCATGCCCAAGGGCGCCATCGTCGGCGTGATCGGCGGTAACGGTGCCGGTAAATCCACCCTGTTCCGCATGATCATGGGCAAGGAGCAGCCGGACTCGGGCAGCATCGAGATCGGCGAAACCGTGCAACTGGCCTGCGTCGACCAGAGCCGCGAGGACCTGGACGGTGCCAAGACCGTGTTCCAGCAGATCTCCGACGGCTCCGACCAGATCCGCATCGGCAGCTACGAGATTCCGTCGCGTACCTACGTCGGTCGCTTCAACTTCAAGGGCGGCGACCAGCAGAAGTTCGTCAAGGACCTGTCCGGCGGTGAGCGTGGTCGTCTGCACCTGGCGCTGACCCTGAAGGAGGGCGGCAACGTCCTGCTGCTCGACGAACCGTCCAACGACCTGGACGTCGAAACCCTGCGTTCGCTGGAGGAAGCGCTGCTGGACTTCCCAGGCGCGGCCATCGTGATTTCCCACGACCGGTGGTTCCTGGACCGTGTGGCGACTCACATCCTGGCCTACGAGGACGACTCGAACGTGGTGTTCTTCGAGGGCAACTACACCGAGTACGAAGCTGATCGCAAGAAGCGCCTGGGCGATGCCGCTGCCCAGCCGCACCGCGTACGGCACAAGAAGCTGGCGCAGTAA